The DNA segment GTTGACActcccccactcccaccccccagTTGCAAGGTGGGTTCTGGGGGCTGAACCCCCCGCTCCATTggaaggtgggtgctggggtccccCCCAGGGTGGGTGCTCAGGGCAAACCCCCACATACAGTGGGTGTGGGTCTAACCCCGGGGGGTGCGCAGGGCCCCCCCTAGCTCTGCTTTACCTCTCTTCTAACCCTGGGGGTTGCCTGCCTCAGcccccactgcagcccccccacctGCCACCCTTCCCGGGGGGGGCAGCGCCCCCCGGCAGGGACCAGCCCtggccccctccccggggccggggaccCAAAGCTGCCACCTCAttaatatgcattaaaaatttatttaacaGCCACTGTGTCTGATTAGGGGGAGGCTTGGGGTagtgggggggtccctggcctggcctccctggggtgggggtccaTGCCCCCCACACCCTGTGCCACCACCAgtgaggcgggggcggggggcctCCCAAAGCTGCTTATTGGGGTGCAaacggggggctgtgggggggctgcagccgcagccccggggctgagagtgagtgtgtgtggggggctgtgctggggggaggcCATGGGAAGGGTCTGTTGTGTGTGGGGCAGGGTTGTCGGGGGGGAGACAGGACTGGCAGCTGAGGTGCCATCCAGGTGCCCCCCAAGAGGGGCTGCTGCGTCCCCCCCGGCTACACGGCGTGGGGGGAGAGGTCCTCGTCCTCGGCGGGGGGGCTGGTGCCCCCGGGCAGCTGCGGGTGGGGGGCGTCACGGGCCAGCAGCAGGGCAAAGCCTGGGCAGAGAGAGAGGGTCAGGGGCTGAGCCCGGAGGGGGAAAATGgggggggtagagaggtggggggggggtacGGGGGTGGGGGCGTTTGGGGGGTACCTGGCTTGTCTTTGTGCaggggctgtggcaggaggaTGCTGTCGCTGGGCTCATCCCCCTGCAAGACAGAGCCCTGAGGGgtccccaccgcccccagccGTACCCggccccccaccctggggactccccagcccctttgcctccagcccccccagccttgtcccctgccctgtccccccccccaacctgagCCTCCAGCCCTGTCCTGTCATGCCCAGACCCATcccgtcccccagccccaaaaccacTCCCAAGTCTTGTCCCCCACCCAACCACTTGACCCAGTcccaaaaccatccttccccCCTACCgcgccctcccagccccatctcgtcccccacccccagccccaaaaaCACCCTTCGGTCTTGTCCCCCAGCTTTCCCCACCCCAACCATGGCCCCCTGTCCCAAAAtcatcctcccccagccccatcccattGCCCCAAACCCCACACTGACCCAACTCAGTGCTGTACCTGCCCCGGGAGGGTGTCCTGCTCCCAGGGGGCCGGCCAGCCCCCCTCCTCATGGCCCTTGATGCCGTTGtgccccaggttgcccagggctggctcctgccccgcctgccccacagaccctatggggagaggagcaggctgagcCCCACGCCGGCTGCAGCGCCCAGGCAGGGGTCCGGGGTGTGggacccccccaagccccagacAGAGGGGTCCTGGCCACCCACCTGTCTGTGGTTCCTGGTGGGGAAGGGCCGGATCCCgcggcaggctgggggggctggggctgcgcgggggggtCCTGGCCTGAGGCATCAGGGCAGGTGTCAGCCCGGGCAGGGGGGACCCCCCCTGGGAGGCTGGGACCCCCTTGTCCGGCCCCACCAGCAGTCCTGGAGACTCCCAtgccggggggctggggaggaggatggtATCCAGAGGGGGCCCGTCCTCATCCTGGGGGGtgccagaggggctggggggaggcagagtTATGGCCTCCTTGGTGCCCAGGGGGGGCTGACaaggggggctgctggggggcccCAGCCCAGGAGTGCTGCAGGGGGGCAGGGgctctgccccacaagtgctatCAGGGGAGCCTgacccgggggggccggggggacacccCATCCTTGGGGGACTGGCAGGGGGCAGGGGCCCTGGCCCAGGCATGTGGGGCGGGGaccctgcccctgccaggctggggggacTCCAggtggcagagggagggggggagcctGTCCCTAAGGGGCTGGACAGAGGGGGGGGCCCTGTacccacagggctgggggggctccccgTGCTGGCACAGGAAGGGGGTCTTGTCCCtatggggctggcagcaggggatgCCCCTCTCCCCGTGGGGCTGGTGGAGGCACAGGGaggggtccctgtccccgtggggctggtgggggtcccggtgggagcacagggaggggtccccctccccgtggggctggtggggaggggaggctggggtcggcgggggctgggggggggcgcagcCCTGAAAGCCCCAGGGTGGAGGGGTCCAGGTGAGGGTGGAGGGTCCGGCCGGCGGAAGATGAATGCCGACTCCGTCAGGCTGCGCTGGTACCGCAGGAATGGCCGCCGGGCACCTGGGACACAAGGAGGGGGTCGGTAGCTATCCCTGCCCACCCGGCGGGCAGCAACCCCCACCGCTGCCCCATGTCCCGTGACAGGCAGCACCTGCACCCCCAGACCCGGCATCgtcaccccctgccatgggggcaCCTACCGGGCCTGGTGCCgaggggggaggcaggcagcggGGTGCCGGAGGTGGACCCTGAGCGCTCCCGCTGCCGGAAGAAATCCCGTGGGTTCTGCGAGCGCTGGGAGACCAGGACAGCCGCCTCCTGCCGGCACCCAGAGACCCATCAGTGGGGCCACGCCATGGCCATGTGGCCCCACGGCGTGGCCACGGCCACCCGGGGCAGGACAGGTCGCACGACCCCGGCACTCACGGCCGCCTTCTCGATGGACTCGCTGCGCCGGCTGCGTTCCCGCATGGCCTCCTCgtgctcccgctgctgctgctcctgcgggGACAGAGCACGGCCGGGCAGCCTGACACCGGGGTGCTCCCATTCACGAAATGCGGCCCCTCCCAgacccccagcccggccgccccACTCACCCATCGCGCCTTCTCCTTCCTCCGCTCCTCCGCCTCCAGCCGCGCCTGCTCCTTCCTGCGAGGGCAGGGAGCGTCACGGGGgtgtgggggacatgggggcacagGAGCTCTCGGAGCCATGTGGGACAGGGAGTGATGGGCATGGGGAAGCTGAGGGTGCAGGGGACTGGGGGTCCCATCATAGGAACCCATGGCGAGGGTGCTGATGGGGATGCTGGcactgtggggtgcagggggctgtggggcccaCGGTCAGAGCACTGATGGGGCTAGCGGcactggggggtgcagggggctgtgggTCCCACCATGGGCACCCATGGTCAGAGCACCAATAGGGCTGGGGGCATtgagggggtgcagggggctgcgGGTCCCATCGTAGGAAGCCATGGTGAGAGAATTGATGGGGGTGGTGGCACTGTGGGGTGCAGGGGCCGTGGGTCCCACTGTGGGCACCCATGGTCAGCACCGATGGGGCTGGGGTcactgtggggtgcagggggctgtgggTCCCACCACGGGCACCCATGGTCAGAGTCCTGATGGGGGTGGTGGCACTGTGGGGTGCAGGGCGCTGCGGGTCGCACCATGGGCACCCGTGTGGTGGCCGGGCTCGCGTGTCCCGTCCCACGCCCCTGCCCTCACCGCTGCTCCTCGATCATCCGCTCCTTCTCCCTGAAGCGGAGCTCGCGCTCGGCCGCCTCccgcctctcctcctccatccgCTCCCGCTCCCAGCGCTTGCGCTCCTCCAGtgcccgccgccgctcctcctccTTGCGCTGCTCCTCCTCGCGCTGCGGCCGCACCACGCTCAGCATCGGGACCCTCACCGGCCTCGGCACCGGGACCCCCACCAGGCTCGGCCCATGGCAGCCCCTCGAGGCCAAGCCAGCAGCCGTGATCCCGGTcccggggatgccgggggggtcGTCGGGGATGCAGTCAGCACCCATGCCCACCCatgccccccacccctcacctcgGCCTGGGCCCAGAAGGAATCCCGCTTGGTCCGGCGTATCTCCAGCGCCGGGTTGGTCTTGCGGTAGTTGGTGCCCTGCGGGGACCGAGCTGGGGTCTCAGGGCAGGACCCCCAGGGGTCGagtcgtgtgtgtccccccccccagtcagGGACCCCCAGGATGGCACTGGGAAGGGTGGGCGAGAGCCTCATCACCCCACCGGGTGCCCTCCTGGCTGGTCGCCATCCCTGCCGGCATGtcacccaccaggaccccccacTCACCACCAGCTCCTGGGCATCCGGGGGGGGCATCCTCCTGGTGAGGGCGGGAGCGGCGGTGGGGGCCAGCTTCGCCAGTGCTCGGCTCAGTCCCTCCTGCGTCACCTCCTCGGCACGGCGGGCGCTCAGcaccacgctggcctcctgcCGCCAGAGACGGGATGGcgtcacccccccacctccccccccacacccgccccaagcacccacagcccccccacggGACAGAtttgcagcctccccagggaatCCTGGCGCCATTCCCTCGCACGCGCTCGCCATGCTTCAGATGTGGGGCCGGATCCAGATGTGGGTGCCAAATCCAGATGGGGAGCCGGATCCAGATATAGGACCCAGCTGGATCTCCAGGGGCTGGGACAtgggagcggagggagggaggccggggcgggggggaggggggggggcaggatccCACCAAGCAAGGGCAGGATccggctggggagggcagggagcccaACCACAACCCCGGCTCGTCGGCCAAGGCTGGGAACTGGGAACGGCAGCGTCTGAGTCAGCAGAGCCAGGAATGCACCCGGCGCAGCAAGCAAAGGTCGGGGCTGGCCGGGATGAGGTGGGGGACACAGGAGGGCGCACGGGACCcagtccccagccccccccgccccctggggcggggggggctggggactgGGTCCCATGCCCCCCCAGAAACTCACCCTAAAGAAGGCTCTGATGGCGGGCAGATGCCCGGCACACGCCTCGCGTTGGGACTCCGGTGCCTTCTCCCCGACCTGGCACCGGCACACACCGCTTAGGCTGGCACCCCAtgccatgtccctgtcccccgggACCCCGGGTGGAGGGGTAGGATGCTCAGAGCCCCCCTCCCGCCCAGCCAAGCCCTGTGCTCACCCAGTTGATGAGGACGACGCGGTGAGCGCCGGTGCTGGGGTCTTGGATGCGGCACAGCCCGTACATGATGCTGGCGGTGGAGAATTTTTCGGCCAGCTCATCCGGACCCCCAGCTACAAGGAGGATGTTGGTCGGCAAGGGCGGGGGAGTGAGCACAgtgggaccccccccggcacccccccccctccttcagcATTGCTCCCCTGTTACCTCCAGAGTCCAGGAGCTTGAGGTCATGGTGCTTCTCATAGCCAAagacagccctggggggggcagaaggggagggggggtcagGATTGgaggggcagcagagcagcacgGGCAGCTGCCCTCGTCCCTACAAGGTCACCCGTGACAGGCAGCGTGGCCACTCGGACGTCCCCGGCTGCGGCAGGCGGTGGCCACCGACCTGCTCCGGGCAGCACTGGCCGGCGGGTGCTCCCCCCAAGGGCAGTGGGGCCAGCGGCAGTCGCTTTCCTGGGGGAGTCAGGAATTGCCCTGGGGAGAATCTGGGGGCAGGGAGGACGGGGGGGAGGCAGCCTGGAGACCTGCCAGCCCGGGGGCACCCTCTGTGCCCCCTGCCGTGCCCCCCCTGTGCCGTCTGCCTGGGCTGAATTCGTGGAAGTGCCGCCGGCAGCATCCGCCCTGGGGACAATGGGGCCGCGGGAAGCGCCACAGCGGCACggcccacccccggccccccgggctgtccccagcccaagCCCCTCggggcagtggtggcatctcccagCACCGGGGCTGGCACCGCACACAGTGTCCGGGACCCCTCACGCAGACCCTGACCCCGTGGCCCCCACTGGCCCCGTCTTCCCCCTGCCTGCCCAGAGATGGGGAACAGCCCCGGCCCCCTGGCTGTGCCGGGaccccctgcctggggctggggggccgagaGGGGGCCGGGGACGCCTCGCTGGCAGAGGCCCTGGCTGGGCATTCCCCGCCggctctgctgcctctttgtCTCCGCATGGCTCCGATTACAGGCGCATGTGGCGGCATGCTGTGTTCCACGCCGGCTGGgacacggcatggcacggcacggctccGGGAGCAGGCGTGCAgcgtggcacggcacggcacggcaccgcATGGCAGgacatggcatggcacagcaagGCGTGACATGGCATGGCGCGGCATGGCagggcacggcatggcacagccaggcatggtatggcatggcatggcgtGACACGGCACAACATGGCACGGCACGTCATGCTGGCTGCACGCGGCAGGCCTGGCCGGCGGCAGGAACAGGCCCTGGCCTCGGGCCAGCCAAGTTCCGGCACGCTGGCCGGGACAGGGGACAGAGGGCATTGCTCGGGCGGCCGGTGGCCTCGGGGCCGAGCCCTGCATGCTGCCGCAGGGCTGCGAGGCGAGGGGTGGCCGTGGGGGATGGCGCAGCTCCGGTGCCATCGCCCCCAGCACCGGCGTGGCACCGTCCCGGGACCCCCAcaccccggggcagggcaggaccccgCTTTCCCACCACGGTGCGgcccggggagggtggggggcacagccGCACACCCCCCTCAAGCCATAGGGCGCAGCCGGGCAGGGCGCCCCGATCACCCCGGGCACCTCcggccccttccccatccccggCCCACCCGGTGACCGGCAGCAGGAGCCGGTGCCGGGGCTCGactgctccccccggccccggcactgTCCCCCcggtgcagcccccccaggccGTGCCGTgccccgggcggcggcgccgctcccagcccggcggcggcgggaccgggcggggcggggcgggaccggGCGCCCGGTTCCCAGCGCGGCTCGGCGGGCGCAGCGACGggcggggctcagccccgggacGTCGAGCCCGTCccggcacccccctgccccggcaccccGCGGCCCGCGCTCCGGCCGGGACCCCGGTGCGCCCCGGACCCCCCCAGTCCCGCTGCCGGTGCGTTTCGGACCCCCCCGCCCGCGTCCCGCCGAGCCCGCAGCCACCGCCCGCACTGTCCatgccggtgcccggtgccgaTGCCCGTTCCCGGTACTAGTTCCCGGTGCCGATGCCCATGCCCGGTGCCTATGCCCGGTCCGGCGCTAGTACCCGGTGCCCCTTCCCATTCCTGGTGCCGGCGCCCCGTTCCCTGGTATCCAACCGTGTTCCCGGTCCCGGTGCCCGTTCCCGCTCCCGTTCCCAGCCTCACCAGTTGGTCCCGGCCCGGGGGTTGCCCACGTCCTCCTTGGCCGCCAGCAGCGCCAGCCGGTGCCTctccagccccggggccgccatcccgcgcccgccgccccgcagcccctgcgcccgccccgcccccgccgcccacgGGCGGGACCGGGCGGCaccgggcggggcgcggggcggcggcggcgccagccgggcggggcggggggacgcggggcgcTGCCGGGGCCCGCTGGCCGGGAGCAACCGGGACACCCGGCACCGGGACGCGCCGGGTCCCACTGGGACGCGGGTGGGGTGCGGGGTCCCACACCGGGATGCGGGTGCCGTGCGGGGTCCTGCGCTGGGACATGGGTGCAGCGTAAGGATCCTGCACCGGGATGTGGGTGCAGGGCAAGGTCCCACTGGGATGTGTGTGCACGTCCCAGGGTCCCAATGGCTCGTGGGCGCTGTACACAGGGTCCTACACTGGGACATGGGTCCTGTGCCAGGATCCAGCACTGGGAAGTGGGTCTCACACTGGGATGTGGGTGCTGTGCAGGGTCCCACTGGACTGTGGGTGCAGGATCCCACTGGGAGGTGGGTGCAGGTGCCAGGGTTCCAATGGCTCATGGACGCTGAACAGAGGGTCCTGCACTGGGACATGGGTGCTGTACTAGTGTCCCACGGTGGGACATGGGTGCTCTGCCAGGATCCAGTACTGGGAAGTGGGTCCCGTGCTGTGAAGTGGGTCCCACACTGGGACGCGGGTGCTGTGCAGGGTCCCACTGGGATGTGGGTGCAGGTCCCAAGGTCCCAATGGCTCGTGGGCACTAAACACAGGGTCCTGCACTGGGATGTGGGTGCTGTACTGGGGTCCCGTGCTGGGACATGGGTGCTTTGCAAGGATCCAGCACTGGGAAGTGCATCCCACATCGGGATGTGGGTGCTGTGGCAGGATCAAGCACCGGGAAGTGGGTCTCGCACTGGGATGTGGGTGCTGTGCAGGGTCCCACTGGATTGTGGGTGCAGGTTCCAGTGTCCCCATGGCTCGTGGGCACCGTACCCAGCGTCCTCCACTGGGACGTGGGTGCTGTGCGTGTCCCAGGGGAGCAGCACCCGGGACTGCGGGCAGGATACGGgagagggatgcaggatgctcagctcgggctggggctggcgtggggggggggggtcccgtccccccgtcccccgtcGGGCGCCAGCTGCCCTGTCCCGGCGGAGCCGCGCTCGGCCCGTTCCCTTATTTGGTCACCGCGGCCTCCAAATCCCAAAGCCCCAGAGAGGGAAAATatttgcagcagctggaaaacGGGGCCTTGGGGCTGGGGACGTCCCCgggccccccctgcccagggtgggcagggggggcccGGGGacgtccccagcccagggccaggTGCCACATGCCACCCTccatgggggtcctgggggtaccagaggagggccacgggTGCTGGTGTGCCAGGG comes from the Chroicocephalus ridibundus chromosome 5, bChrRid1.1, whole genome shotgun sequence genome and includes:
- the LOC134516234 gene encoding drebrin-like, with the translated sequence MAAPGLERHRLALLAAKEDVGNPRAGTNWAVFGYEKHHDLKLLDSGAGGPDELAEKFSTASIMYGLCRIQDPSTGAHRVVLINWVGEKAPESQREACAGHLPAIRAFFREASVVLSARRAEEVTQEGLSRALAKLAPTAAPALTRRMPPPDAQELVGTNYRKTNPALEIRRTKRDSFWAQAEREEEQRKEEERRRALEERKRWERERMEEERREAAERELRFREKERMIEEQRKEQARLEAEERRKEKARWEQQQREHEEAMRERSRRSESIEKAAEAAVLVSQRSQNPRDFFRQRERSGSTSGTPLPASPLGTRPGARRPFLRYQRSLTESAFIFRRPDPPPSPGPLHPGAFRAAPPPSPRRPQPPLPTSPTGRGTPPCAPTGTPTSPTGTGTPPCASTSPTGRGASPAASPIGTRPPSCASTGSPPSPVGTGPPPLSSPLGTGSPPPSATWSPPSLAGAGSPPHMPGPGPLPPASPPRMGCPPGPPGSGSPDSTCGAEPLPPCSTPGLGPPSSPPCQPPLGTKEAITLPPPSPSGTPQDEDGPPLDTILLPSPPAWESPGLLVGPDKGVPASQGGSPLPGLTPALMPQARTPPRSPSPPSLPRDPALPHQEPQTGSVGQAGQEPALGNLGHNGIKGHEEGGWPAPWEQDTLPGQGDEPSDSILLPQPLHKDKPGFALLLARDAPHPQLPGGTSPPAEDEDLSPHAV